In Lathyrus oleraceus cultivar Zhongwan6 chromosome 2, CAAS_Psat_ZW6_1.0, whole genome shotgun sequence, the DNA window tgtttatctttgtttGTCAAATGGGCATTTAAGGAAGATGAAGTAATTAAGTATCCAGATCTTGTGGAAATTGGAAAAGAAATTGTGAAAAAATGTGCAGGGATTCCACTTGCTGTCAAAACATTAGGAAGTTCACTGTTCTCAAAATATGATTTAAATAAGTGGATATTTGTGAGAGATTCTGAGATATGGAACATAGAACAAAGAAGAGATGATATTTTACCTGCCCTAAAGTTAAGCTATGATCAAATGCCATCCTATTTGAGACAATGTTTTGTTTACTTTTCTCTTTATCCCAAAGATTATACCTTCTTTAGGAATGATATAACTAGGCTCTGGGTGGCTCTTAGATTAGTTCAGTCTCGAAATGGAAGTGAACAATTGATGGATATTGCAAGAGAATATATCGACGAGTTAAATTCTAGATCATTTCTTCAAGATTTTAAAATCTTAGGCTATTTTGGCACATTCAAAGTACATGATTTGATACATGATCTTGCTCGATATGTTGCGAAAAATGAGTGTGTAGCACTAGACTCGCTTACTAAGAATATACCTGAATGTGTAAGACACTTATCCGTTGTTGAATATAATTCAATAGACACTGCTTTGTTCCCCAAGTCCAGAAATTTGAGAACTATATTATTTCCCATCAAAGGAAAGGGCCTTGACAAGAGAACTTTGTTGGATACATGGATATCAAGATACAAATACTTACGATATTTAGATTTaagatattcttcctttgagaCTCTGCCTAATTCCTTTTCTAAATTGAAGCACTTGCGATTTCTTGACCTTTCTTATAATATCAAAATTACAAGACTTTCTCATTCTATTTGCAAACTCCATAATTTGCAAGTCTTGAAACTCACCGGATGCGTGGAGCTTGAAACATTGCCTCAATGGTTAGGGGGGTTGATTAGCCTTCGGGAATTGTTTATAACAACAAAGCAATCAATTATGCCACTCACATTATTTGCAAAATTGAACAATCTTCAAGTTTTGGTTTTCTATAAGTGCGACAATATGAAGTTTCTATTCAACGATACACAACAACTCACTTCTATTGAAACATTGATCGTTGAATCATGTGGTAGTCTAGAGTCCTTACCTCTTTTTATATTTCCTAAATTACAAACTCTAGTAGTTTCAGAGTGTCAGATGGTTAATTTATCATTGTGCAACGAAATCCCAATCCAAAAATTGATGATGAACCATTTATATATAGCAAGATTTACAGGGTTTTTAACAATTCCTAGTTGGATTGAAGGTGTTGTAGATACTTTAGAGACTTTACAAATTTCTGGACTTCCCGATCTTATGACACTTCCAGAGTGTCTAACAACAATGACTCGTCTTAAGAGGCTTTGGATTTCTGGCTGCCCTAAATTGGCGAGTCTTCCAAGAGACTTCCATCACCTCACTACCCTTAAACATTTGTACATATATGATTGTCCAGAATTGTACCTAAAATGTCAACCTGAGTCTGGTGAGTACTGGTCCATAATTGCTCGCATGACTACCACTTCAATTGAAATTCTACAGAGAGTTGGAGTAACAAAGTCGTCTACTCTTAAAGTTAAATACAACATTTTGTAATGAATCATTCAAGTAGTTGATTGTATTGGAGAAAATGAATGATATAAAAAGGCTTTAAATTCTCAAAATGTTTGCATTTGTATGTTTACCGAAGAATTGAAAGTGACTATTTATATTTCCAATATGTAAAGATTTATGTCTGAAATATCATTTGTGTTGATCTACGATACTTCTCTAATATATCAATTTATTTATTGAGATCCTTGCATGTAGAATATAATTCGTGAAAGGAAATATACCTTATAGTTTTACTTACTTCATCATCTTCATAatatgtgtcgcattacgcgaaaaaccggcgggaaaagacacagagccgccaccgtgcgttatttatcccaaaggagggaaaggaaacgctcgaagtaaacctggaaaggacatggtctcgcgaccagagatcgataggatcgggagtcggttatgcgaagggaaggtattagcacccctacgcatccgtcgtactcgacgggatccacgctcagaaagaatagaagaaaggttgctaaaagGACTGCTCAgaaactgcacaaaactggaataaaacacagatggaagaagacgggAGAAGGGATACGGGgaatgtgctcgctaggatatcgcatcctatgcatacgtatcttctctaatcagagaagaatcagagcactcgtagctcgactaacgcacgccaaacaaaacacaaacagggaaaccgactgccaatcgctggacttacgtcagactccacacaaacaaccacacacaagaaaccgactgccaatcgctggacttacgtcagactccaaacaaacaaccacacacacacaggaaaccgactgccaatcgctgggcttacgtcagactccgcacacacacaagacacaggaaaccgactgccaatcgctggacttatgtcagactccaacaaacaaacaagacacaggaaaccgactgccaatcgctggacttatgtcagactccaaacaaacaaccacacacaaggggttgaaaaagaaaaagggcgcccggagagatcagctcatctcctgcctacgtacctcatctggtatgaggatcagggcgacgtagttcccctaaacagggaaagaacttctatcctaaccagagacaagggagataacaagctactagggagactacgactcgagactagaagttgtcatgcatacgatccctatgttgaggtctctgatcctaacttgcacagggagcaagctatcctacacaacacacaagcaaacacaagcacaagagagcaagcacacacattatatgcaaacaagtggctcatacaaggctaggctttagtcaaggggtcaaatcaacctcgacaaacaaaccatctggaaaagggtgttgttagctcttaaccctaacattgagagttagggtgaagcagatgaaatgggaagtgagggtaagacctcacagctcttatccctggcctgggagagctttaatcaatgaaagcgtgggagtccagaatgtgggactctattccacaatgactgacacaacacgattttgggtttttattcaaagtgcatcaacacatggtgtgagcaagatgaatgacacaactgaatagcaggggatggattgcacatcccttttatctgccaatgcctcttcacttatgaggtctttgaatgtacaaggcacaaagataaacaaccacaaacattgcctcttaaggagggcttcagacaggtgcctgccaaaataacatgacaggtcttccagactacatgaagttaaggaagttacctaagtggtatgccaaccacaagcaaagcaaagcaactcaaataatgagttaaagcggctaaagtacctgtgtaaacaaccaaacaatcagtatagtattcagacaaactaTTCACAGACAAGCAAACAGTACAAGGCCTAGGAGGCAAGCaactcaaattgtttcatcattcaaagaacctacaaaacagcaaatgttagtggaacacatcattttgcatctGAATTTATGAGATCAATATCATCCATcaagactagaagcttgaacctgaaatgcacaactcaaatgtgagttcaaaccactaggtcaaagcctagggtcaaaagtggggAAAAAATGCAAAACAGAAGCTAATACTCAACACAAAGCAactttaatcaatcatgaacatgtcctaaaaaggaccaaatcaagATCATCAAGCATgttcatttcatgtgcaagagaaggTAAAGGCCaattcaaagctcacaaatgatcatcatgaataaaaattccacatcaaaacagaaatgactcaaacaattctggaaacaatcatgagcattcaacacatcaaacataatcatcataccaaaaattcTAGATCATTTCTTCAAGATTTTAAAATCTTAGGCTATTTTGGCACATTCAAAGTACATGATTTGATACATGATCTTGCTCGATATGTTGCGAAAAATGAGTGTGTAGCACTAGACTCGCTTACTAAGAATACACCTGAATGTGTAAGACACTTATCCGTTGTTGAATATAACTCAATAGACACTGCTTTGTTCCCCAAGTCCAGAAATTTGAGAACTATATTATTTCCCATCAAAGGAAAGGGCCTTGACAAGAGAACTTTGTTGGATACATGGATATCAAGATACAAATACTTACGATATTTAGATTTaagatattcttcctttgagaCTCTGCCTAATTCCTTTTCTAAATTGAAGCACTTGCGATTTCTTGACCTTTCTTATAATATCAAAATTACAAGACTTTTTCATTCTATTTGCAAACTCCATAATTTGCAAGTCTTGAAACTCACCGGATGCGTGGAGCTTGAAACATTGCCTCAATGGTTAGGGGGGTTGATTAGCCTTCGGGAATTGTTTATAACAACAAAGCAATCAATTATGCCACTCACATTATTTGCAAAATTGAACAATCTTCAAGTTTTGGTTTTCTATAAGTGCGGCAATATGAAGTTTCTATTCAACGATACACAACAACTCACTTCTATTGAAACATTGATCGTTGAATCATGTGGTAGTCTAGAGTCCTTACCTCTTTTTATATTTCCTAAATTACAAACTCTAGTAGTTTCAGAGTGTCAGATGGTTAGTTTATCATTGTGCAACGAAATCCCAATCCAAAAATTGATGATGAACCATTTATATATAGCAAGATTTACAGGGTTTTTAACAATTCCTAGTTGGATTGAAGGTGTTGTAGATACTTTAGAGACTTTACAAATTTCTGGACTTCCCGATCTTATGACACTTCCAGAGTGTCTAACAACAATGACTCGTCTTAAGAGGCTTTGGATTTCTGGCTGCCCTAAATTGGCGAGTCTTCCAAGAGACTTCCATCACCTCACTACCCTTAAACATTTGTACCTATATGATTGTCCAGAATTGTACCTAAAATGTCAACCTGAGTCTGGTGAGTACTGGTCCATAATTGCTCGCATGACTACCACTTCAATTGAAATTCTACAAAGATTTGGAGGAACAAAGTCGTCTACTCTTAAAGTTAAATACAACATTTTGTAATGAATCATTCAAGTAGTTGATTGTATTGGAGAAAATGAATGATATAAAAAGGCTTTAGGTTCTCAAAATGTTTGCATTTGTGTGTTTACCGAAGAATTGAAAGTGACTATTTATATTTCCAATATGTAAAGATTTATGTCTGAAATATCGTTTGTGTTGATCTACGATACTTCTCTAATATATCAAGTTATTTATTGAGATCCTCGCATGTAGAATATAATTCGTGAAAGGAAATATACCTTATAGTTTTACTTACTTCATCATCTTCATAATATGTCATAACGCACAAGTTGTGCCTCATTCACTCGTTATGATTCATCATATGATTTTGATTAGTTGCTTAAGAggtttttttgttttattttgtgAATTTTGAACTTAATCTTTTTGCAAGGATTCTTCCTTTTTGAATTTCTTGACATCTTTTAACACATGCAACATTTTATGTAATATATCAAATATACCAACCGTATTTACATAGAGCATGACTCAGATTTCAAAACAGAGTTGGATTTCCATCACCAATTTTCAAGTCTAAGAATTTTTTTGgataaataatttttttaaagattAACAAGAGATTTAACAATACTAGAGAGAAAATTTTGAATATTTTCTTAAGGATCATTTGGTATCTTAGACTCTTGTTCTAATGTGTTCATCGAATCCTTTTTTATTTCAATAGAATCTTCACATACTCTTTTAAAGGGTGTCTGGCATTTCCTTATAAATGCTACAATTGAATACATATTTGTACTCTCTAATGATTAAAGCACTAAATATTAAGTATATGACTTTTAAACTGTGTTGcacttttttattttttcctcTGAGATCTACAGATTACTTGAGGATTTCTAGAGACTAACATAGGCTCTGAGATACGTTAGCCAGAAAGATGAACCTTACCTTTGGTCGAGGATGGTTCTTCGAGATGCTGAAGGACGGTGCTAGCTATTCTTGATCGTAACTGGTAACAACAAAAAATTGTTATTGGTGTACGATGCCCATCAGGACTATAGTATTCGCAGACACACTAGGTTGTAGTAGAtaataaatgaagaacaaagtCAAAGGTCCATAGACGATAATCAAGTTTGAATACATCGAGAACATACACCATCGATTGGTTTGAAGCgcacgcgcgcacacacacacacacacacacacacacacacacacacacgcacacacacacacacacacacatacacacatacacacacacacacacacacacacacacacacacacacatatatatatatatatatatatatatatatatatatatatatatatatatatatatatatataatgccATGCTAACATTAAAAAACAGAGTAAAAGAAGAAAGTTAGGCCTCTTCACTCTAAGACAGTGCACCACAGATGTCCACTAGAGCCCTCATCCCAAATAGTCTTGAACGGATTCAACTATGAGTGGGGGAGAGAGACACCTGGGCAAAACTTTTTCACCTGACCAATCGCCTGATTCAAATCCCCACATACATTAGTCATAATTTGATATAAGGATTCATCCACCTTCTTCCTCATTTCAGCCCCCTGGTCACCGTGACACCTTCTCCTCCCAAAGGGATTTCACAGTCTCTTCAGCACGAGATTTCACCTTAGTGGCCGCAATAAATGTTTCCTTATGATACTTCTTCTCAACCTCTAGATAAAACTCAAGCTCAACAATCCTGGTAGCTAGAGTTGAAGATGAGACATGGATTTTCGCCTTCTCTTGGAAAACCTATACACAACAGACCTTGCATCTCCAGTTGAGAACTCCAAATCCTTCTTCATCATGATTTCTTCAACAATAAGAGAGTCCATTTTGACACCATACGAATAAGGATTAAGATGGGAATGAGGCAAAGCTCAGTATTTTAGAAACCTACCCTTAATTAAAAGGGCGAGGACATTTGGTAGTGCCAGATCAGAATTCTAAGTGAGCATCCCGAGTGCAGGGCCTCACCAACACAAAGTGCTCTAAATAATCTCCCAGTCTTCAAAGAAACTGCAGAATAAGGGAACATGTTAACATAGCTCAATAAGTCTCTGATCCCATATATTATACTAAAAAGTGTGTATTAATGTGATCATATTGAAAAATAGACGATAAGAGGGGATCCAAGAACTATGCTCGGCCCAAAATTGAAACACAGTTAGGCAAGCCCAATAACTTGGTTGAATCTAGGATGGGCAACCTCTTGGTACTTCAATAGTTCCACCTTAAATTATGACAGAGGAAATTACATACTTATCCTAGGGAATCGAAACTCGTAAAAAGGGACAAAATGACCAAAGGTGTTGTATATCATTTTTTCTGGATCCACTAGAAGAAACAGCCAATCAGAAGGACGAGCGACCGTGATGTTTGTCGCACTTACGATCTCCTGATCACTTAAGACGAAAGAAGTTCCCACAATCTTCGAGTCCACCCAATTGTATTTTCTTGGGCTGGCCAGTTAAACCAATGCAACCCTTCTCAAATACAACTTATTGACCTTAAAGATCTCAAAGGGTTTAAGCCAACTAACCCCATCTGGTTGGGGCCCATGTTATAGATAATCCTTGATGTTGGCATCGCTTGGGTATCGACCATAGGCTTTTGGATAAGCCTTAACATGATCTTTAGCATCCTCCCTATTCAGAATAACAACCTTCATTTCTAGAGTCGACAAGGTAGGCAAAGTCAAAGTTCCTGCAGCTTGGGAGGAAACGAGCATGAATGTGACTACATGATCATCTTTTACATTTTCACTAGAGAAGAGGTTGTTGAAATAAGAATCATTGGAAAAAGTTCCCTTATACGAAGAGCATCTAGAGAGCTTCTCTGAATCAGAGTCATCATATACAAATATGTGGGTTGATTGATCATTGATTAAGTGGGAAGGAATTGGATTAGAAGATACTTATACCCTAACTAGTGGAGAGGAATCTCACTCCCATAATTTCTAGACAAGATTGTGGGGATATAGTTAATATTGactattataaataaaatattgaAGATATGGAAAAGCTTAAGGTAATAAGGGTATCTTGGAGAAGTAAGATCTGATGAGAAAAGCGAAGTTCAAATGGGAGAGTTGAAGCTTTGTTAAAAAAAAAGCAATCACTCAGAGAAATACTCCTAGAGAAGAAGAACAAAAAATGCTCTCAAGTGGAAGTTGATTCTTAAGAGAAGCAAAAAGTTCTCTCAAATCTCGGAAACCCTTATATATAGATGAAAGCATTACTACGTAAAAGTCATTTCACCACGGTTGGAAAAGGGATACCATCACGCTTGACCAACCGTGGTGAGGTAGGGGTGGTTGTAAGTATGATGCTTTTCACCACGATCGTGCGACTGTAATTATAAAATATGTAGCACATAACCTATCACAACGGTTACATTAAACAACTATAGTGAAATTCTTAACGCATAACATTTAACAACAATTGTGCTTTACAACCGTTGTGATATATTCACATGAGTTAATTATAAATTATGTGGAATGCTTATTTCATCACTGCTCACTAAACATATAAACTTTCAAACTGATCTAAAAATTaataatatgacaaattaagttatattaaAAGAACAAGTTACCCTAATCAATATTTTTCGAGTTTTCTTTAGCCGACTATTTGTATCTCGCTCTCTCTAATGGTTCAAATTTGTTTCAATTCCTCTAATTCTTCAACCAACACTTCCTTTTCTACTAGTTCATTCTGTAATTTATTAATCACTTTGTTGACATAACTAGTAGAGGAAAAGGTGATGGCTTAAGAACTAGAAACATTGAATCAAATTATAACTTCCAAAGTGCAAAATATAGATAACAAACTGCAAAAAGCTCAAAAAAATTTGATCAGGGTAATCTGTTTCCTAATATAACTTAActtttaatattattattttatagtTCAATTTGAAAGGTTATATATTCAGTGAAGGATTGGTAAAACACTCAAACCATATAAGACATAATAAACTCATATTCTATATGTTGGTTGAACGAAATGAAAGTTATAACAATGCTTATAACTCTTCAACCAACACTTCATTATGTACTAGTTTATTGAACTAGTAAATAAGGAAGTGTTGAATGAATATCAACAAGCATTAGACCTAAACATCAAAATCTATCAACAAAAATATCAACAAACCTTAACAAGGCAAACATTttgaacaacaacaacatatcaaCTCATAAAATGTTTCACGAACGTACCTTTTATTGAAAAGATTCGTGGAGAATAAAGACGAAGAAATGAGATATTTATCTCATAATGGCATCCATAATGAAAGGATGATGAATCTGAAGTGAAAGCTGAAAAGTTATGTTAAATTTGAATGGATGTCATTCTAGGTCTTTCACACAAGTTTGCATCTTTCACTTTCATTTCATCGTCTCcttatattttttttcttcatagcAACACAAACCATTTGTATTTTTTCT includes these proteins:
- the LOC127118588 gene encoding putative disease resistance protein RGA3, whose amino-acid sequence is MHINFLLYTWYHSLAKCIYEHVSEETITITTYFYFCYFPIYINMAESFVFDIANSLLGKLASYAYEEVSRVYGVYKDLQEIKDTLLIVNGLLLDAECKKDQKQGLREWMRQIKNICSDAEDVFDGFEFQHKRKQVAEASNSTRAKVRHFFSSSNSLVFRPMMARQIKEIRERLDKVAADGTKFGLAKIDIGTEFVLQRRELTHSHVDVSSVIGRENDREEIIKLLRQPHGRGDGDGDRSLCVIPIVGIGGLGKTTLAKLVFNDKRMDEVFQLKMWACISHLDDFDIKLIIIKIINAASASIFTPASAALSFTLAHKENINNLDIEQLQSRLRHELSGKKFLLVLDDIWNDDRAKWIELIDLIKVGATGSHIIVTTRSNSIASMTGTLPSYVLKGLSQDDCLSLFVKWAFKEDEVIKYPDLVEIGKEIVKKCAGIPLAVKTLGSSLFSKYDLNKWIFVRDSEIWNIEQRRDDILPALKLSYDQMPSYLRQCFVYFSLYPKDYTFFRNDITRLWVALRLVQSRNGSEQLMDIAREYIDELNSRSFLQDFKILGYFGTFKVHDLIHDLARYVAKNECVALDSLTKNIPECVRHLSVVEYNSIDTALFPKSRNLRTILFPIKGKGLDKRTLLDTWISRYKYLRYLDLRYSSFETLPNSFSKLKHLRFLDLSYNIKITRLSHSICKLHNLQVLKLTGCVELETLPQWLGGLISLRELFITTKQSIMPLTLFAKLNNLQVLVFYKCDNMKFLFNDTQQLTSIETLIVESCGSLESLPLFIFPKLQTLVVSECQMVNLSLCNEIPIQKLMMNHLYIARFTGFLTIPSWIEGVVDTLETLQISGLPDLMTLPECLTTMTRLKRLWISGCPKLASLPRDFHHLTTLKHLYIYDCPELYLKCQPESGEYWSIIARMTTTSIEILQRVGVTKSSTLKVKYNIL